TCTCATCCGTCTTTTTTTATTTCTGGGAGTTTTGGGGTGCAGCGGTCCACAAGAAAAAGTAGACTCAACGGAAATTCGGAAAAATGCTGAAAAAGGAATGCAGGACCTTCGAATGGAAGAGGAGCGGCACAAACACTGATTTTGATGAATCCGCATTAACCATTTTGTGCCGCTTTTCGCATTTGTTCAATGGTGTCCTTGTAGTTTTGGCTCCCAAAAATAGCAGACCCAGCTACAAAAATATCAACTCCCGTTGCGGCAATTTGTTGAATGTTTTCTATCTTAATTCCCCCATCTACCTCTAGTTCAACCTTTGGGTTTCCTTCATCAATTAGTTTTCGAGCTTTTGCTAACTTTTTTAAGGAGTTTTGAATGAAACTCTGGCCGCCGAATCCTGGGTTTACGGACATGACCAAAATTAAATCCACATCTTCAATTATGTTTTCTAAGGTCGTCAAAGGTGTGGCAGGATTAAGGGTTACCCCAGCTTTCACCCCCAGGTCTTTGATGGACTGGAGGGTTCTATGAAGATGGGGACAGGTTTCCACATGAACTGTGAGATAGTTGCTTCCAGCTTGGGCAAAGTCTTTTATATAGCGTTCCGGTTTTTCGATCATGAGATGAACATCCAACGGAAGGGAGCATATTTTTCGAATGGCTTCTATCACCACGGGACCAATGGTGAGGTTTGGAACAAAATGGCCATCCATAACATCGACGTGAATCAGGTCAGCACCCGCTTGTACCACCTGTTGCACCTCTTCTTCCAACCTTGCAAAGTTAGCCGAAAGGATGGAAGGAGCAATTTTTCTATAAGGTTTTTTGGTCATTGGGCTTCTCCCGGGTATTTTTGAAGGACTGCTGCAAAGAAGAAATCCATATTGTGTGAGTTCCATAGCGTTGAAAAAAAACCCTCCTCTGTTCTGAATACCTCAATATGGGGGATCTTTGAAAAGATTATATCATTTTTGAAAAAATGAGGGTGGTCCTTTAAAAAGTGGTGAATGCGCTCTTCGTTTTCCTCCGGTTCTGTTGAACAGGTGGAATATACCAAAAATCCTCCCGGATTTACCAACGGAGCCACTTGTTTCAGT
The Nitrospiria bacterium genome window above contains:
- the rpe gene encoding ribulose-phosphate 3-epimerase gives rise to the protein MTKKPYRKIAPSILSANFARLEEEVQQVVQAGADLIHVDVMDGHFVPNLTIGPVVIEAIRKICSLPLDVHLMIEKPERYIKDFAQAGSNYLTVHVETCPHLHRTLQSIKDLGVKAGVTLNPATPLTTLENIIEDVDLILVMSVNPGFGGQSFIQNSLKKLAKARKLIDEGNPKVELEVDGGIKIENIQQIAATGVDIFVAGSAIFGSQNYKDTIEQMRKAAQNG